The Oxyura jamaicensis isolate SHBP4307 breed ruddy duck chromosome Z, BPBGC_Ojam_1.0, whole genome shotgun sequence genome window below encodes:
- the TYRP1 gene encoding 5,6-dihydroxyindole-2-carboxylic acid oxidase — MQLPTLLLLSLPLLLSVLNKVGAQFPRQCATVESLRSGMCCPDYFPVFGPGTDRCGVSTGRGRCVQVTVDWRPHGPQYIHDGRDDREQWPIRFFNQTCRCSGNFSGYNCGSCRPGWSGPTCSQRINIVRRNLLDLNAEERRRFVNALHQAKVTIHPDIVIATRRREEIFGPDGNTPQFENISIYNYFVWAHYYSVRKTFLGTGQQSFGGVDFSHEGPAFVTWHRYHLLQLERDMQTMLQDPTFGLPYWNFATGQNSCDICLDDLMGARSNFDVSLISQNSIFSQWRVLCESIEDYETLGTICNSTEGGPIRRNPAGNVARPMVQRLPEPEDVAQCLEVGVFDTPPFYSNSTDSFRNTVEGYSDPSGKYDPAVRSLHNLAHLFLNGTGGQTHLSPNDPIFVLLHTFTDAVFDEWLRRYSADISTYPLENAPIGHNRQYNMVPFWPPVTNNEMFVTAPENLGYSYEVEWPGRALRVTEMITIAIVTALVLVAIIFAAAACIVRVKKNKDELHQPLLTDQYQHYSDDYDGIATPSQSVV; from the exons ATGCAGCTCCCCACGCTACTGCTTCTTTCCCTGCCACTGCTTCTTAGCGTGCTCAACAAAGTTGGAGCTCAGTTCCCTCGCCAGTGTGCTACTGTTGAGTCTCTGAGGAGTGGCATGTGCTGCCCAGACTATTTCCCTGTATTTGGGCCTGGTACTGACCGGTGTGGTGTGTCTACAGGAAGGGGACGGTGTGTGCAGGTGACTGTAGACTGGCGACCCCATGGCCCACAATACATCCATGATGGGAGGGATGACCGCGAACAATGGCCTATACGCTTCTTCAACCAAACCTGCAGGTGCAGTGGTAACTTCTCTGGTTATAACTGTGGGTCATGTCGCCCTGGATGGAGTGGACCTACCTGTAGCCAACGCATCAATATAG TCCGGAGGAACCTTTTGGATCTGAATGCAGAAGAGAGGAGGCGTTTTGTGAATGccttacaccaagccaaggtGACAATCCACCCTGACATTGTTATTGCCACAAGGAGACGTGAAGAAATATTTGGACCAGATGGAAACACACCACAGTTTGAGAATATCTCCATTTATAACTACTTTGTGTGGGCTCATTATTATTCTGTCAGGAAGACTTTTCTTGGTACTGGGCAACAGAGTTTTGGAGGAGTTGATTTCTCTCATGAGGGACCAGCTTTTGTTACATGGCATAGGTACCATCTACTGCAGCTTGAAAGAGACATGCAG ACTATGTTACAGGACCCCACTTTTGGCCTTCCCTACTGGAACTTTGCAACGGGGCAAAACTCCTGTGATATCTGCTTAGATGACTTGATGGGAGCTAGAAGCAATTTTGATGTCTCTCTGATCAGTCAGAATTCAATCTTCTCTCAGTGGCGTGTGCTCTGTGAAAGTATAGAAGACTATGAGACCCTGGGAACCATCTGTAACA GCACTGAAGGTGGTCCCATCCGGAGGAATCCTGCTGGAAATGTTGCACGGCCTATGGTACAACGTCTCCCAGAACCTGAAGATGTTGCTCAGTGTTTGGAAGTTGGAGTATTTGATACTCCACCTTTCTACTCTAATTCAACAGACAGTTTCCGTAACACAGTAGAAG GGTACAGTGATCCTTCAGGGAAATATGACCCAGCAGTTCGAAGTCTTCACAACTTGGCTCATCTATTTTTGAATGGGACAGGAGGACAAACTCATTTATCACCAAATGATCCCATTTTTGTCCTCCTGCACACATTTACAGATGCTGTTTTTGATGAGTGGCTGAGAAGGTATTCTGCTG ATATTTCAACATATCCATTGGAGAATGCCCCGATTGGACACAACCGGCAATACAACATGGTGCCTTTTTGGCCTCCAGTAACCAATAATGAAATGTTCGTTACTGCACCAGAAAACCTGGGATACAGCTATGAGGTTGAGTGGCCAG GTCGGGCTCTCCGTGTAACAGAGATGATAACTATTGCAATAGTGACTGCATTGGTTCTTGTTGCAATtatctttgctgctgctgcatgtaTTGTACGtgtcaagaaaaataaggatGAGTTGCATCAGCCTCTTCTCACTGATCAGTATCAACACTATTCAGATGATTATGATGGCATAGCAACACCAAGCCAGTCTGTTGTATGA